The DNA region TCCATGAGATCATGTtggttcttctacttcttcaacttgttcttTAGATGTGCAAGACCAATCTCCCAATTGCTTTAGGCTTCATAGGTTGtattttgttctatataagGATTGCTAACAACCTTATACCTTCATATTAGATCTTCGATTTTAGTAGGTGGGCAAGATTGAGGGAAAATTACTCCATTTGGAGATAAACCGAaggaaagaagataaaaaatcTCAAATCACTGTAATTGCAATTAAAGACCCATGAGGAGGGTGAAATTGTGATTCTCATTCTGTCTCTAGCTTGTTCTTATCTATATTTTGTAGTCAATAAACAGCTAGTAAAGTAACAAGTCATTTTATCTTTACTTTATGAATCTATGatattttagtttatattttcgtcgatTCTAATgttaaaaataagaaagagatTTGCTTGATCAGATGAATAAAGAGATTGGAGACATTGTTTGGAGGCTCAAGTAATAGAagtcattttatattttgtggATCAGATTCAACGAGGAAGTGTCTATTACTTAAACCTCCAAACGAACAAGGAATTGTTGCGCAAGACTCGAAATTTTGGGTTAGGTCTAGGGCAGGTACCGAATTCGAATATGGGATGTGGGTGAGTCTTGGGCATGAGATCCTACCCGTAGCCTTTTTGTTGGACTCGTTGCCAATGTATTTGGTATTGgcccattttttatttttggtataTTTGTCAAGAATCATCTGTCAACATAGCCATGTTTGGAATCATCCATAGTCTGCTTCGATTCTTTAGGTGAAAGAATATCTCATTTTTGTGTCGGAAtgatttttatcattttatgcATTGGCCGGGATTGCATGAGCATCGGCTACCAATTCCACTGCACGGTTCCAATATGTAATTTAAAACAACATTTTGTGCTAGTGCATCGTatctttgtaattttcattTACTTTAAATAAAGACGTGGTTGCTTCTTAGGGATAAAATTAAGATCCCTGATACATCATTAGTTTTTGATACGAAAGATGAGAAACTCCAAATCTAAAATGAAAAGTTAAACCCATAATGGAGTTATTGTTGTGGCAAATCTTTAACGAACTAAGTGTCACACTTGAATAGTATATCAAGAAGAACTAAACAACATTTACTATCCTTGTTGTCTGATTTCCAAATCTCAATTTACCCCAATATCTCAAAGTCAGTAATCGAAAAAATAGGCACATCGATTCAAGTTTTAAACTAGACTACATGATGAAGGTGATGTGCTCCATAAGTTAACTATTGCCTAATCATACATATTCCTCTCAcattttatcatcaaaatTGCACTTACGTGGTGAATTAGTGATCATTCGGTTTGTGTGAGCTGAAAGGTCACATATCGGGTGGCTACGATTCCAGAAAGTGAATATTAGTGAAGTATTTTGTTACTGCCATTGTAAGCTAAATTGCGTGCGGCGTTTTATAGAAGTTGCTTCAGCTTGTGTTGGACCAGTCTGAACTACATAAATTTAGCTTACACACAAtatgaatctctctctctctcNNNNNNNNNNNNNNNNNNNNTATTGAAATATCGATATCAGAATACAGTAATAAAATTTTCCacggaaaattcaaaaaaataatcgAGATcgataaaatttcaatgaaaactGTAGAAACTAGGGCCTATAGAGACTTGTAGAATAACTTTAAGTCTTTATATCTTTAAAATATCCATTACACCAACTATGTAAcgtatttcaaataaaatatgaaaaaaataattgttaGATGATAGGTTAGTATAGTGTAAGGTGAATTAGTATAGATTAGGTACTTCAAATTTAATTCGAAAAATATTTATTCCTTTTTATTGAACAAGATGAATCTTAACATTAGTAGTTTTATTCAGATACAAAAGTATTGAAGATATAAAAGTAAATGGTAATTGATGTAAAGAAATAAATGCCATTGAGAAGAAATGATGAGAGAAAACAATGAGATttagtaataaataaaaatatgaagaCAACCAACAATTGTCCTTTCAGTAGAGATGGTTatactatttttcttatatttggaCAACCACAGTTCGAATCTCAAAGgctattttctctattttactAATTTTGTACGTGAGAGGCCTGTCTTAATAGGCCTCATTTCTACTTGGGCCTAATGCGGTCGCACAGCTGGCACTGGGTCAGGGCCGGACCTGCTTATGATTTAACGATTCTTGTAAGGGACTCATCGATAATGTTATATTCGTGCACGTGCATCGAAGATTTAGTTTTCATGTTGATAGATCCATATTCTTGGAGCTACCCGTAAACATTTGGAGGCATATGTATCGACAGCACTCTGAAATACTCATTTGGATTGAAGCCATGTGATCCTCCAACCACCACCAAGCAGGGTTGCATGCGTTTGTCTCTATTTTAAGGAAAGGAGACAAGCAAATGAGATGCTATAATgtggttttactgttttaagCTTTAAACCAAATTAGTCTAGCTAGCACGTTGTCTCAAATGACCAAATCCATTGGATATAGGCACAATATAAACACAAGATTTGGGGCTAAATTGCTCGCACAAGTTTAAACAACATGTTAGTTGCAAAGATTACGAATTTAAAAGTGAGAATCAAGCAACAAATTTAGAAACTAACATTACAATTttcatttggaatttttgtttttgttttattgttttaatttattattttttttatcaaataacttATTCATCCTTACATATGTTACTGAGTTTTCCACTGATTTAATGTTGTTAGTTAGACAACATAACCAAACAGGTCAGAGTTCACCGACATTTATCACTTAGAATGAAAGAACAATTACATACATAAGCCTTAGAGAGCATGCTCAGTTATTTCATAAAGGGCGGACTGCCGTCGATCGATGCTGCCATGTATTATATtacattttgtgaatttgtaGTGGTGCTTTGGTGGTTTAGCACCAACTGATACCCTTATTTGCCAACACCATTTGGTCACCAATGACCTAATAATACTGATTTTTAAATGCTAATTAGATAGCGTAATCAGGTATGCATGGAGTTACTCGGAACGAATAAAGCTAATTAATTGAAGAGAAAATTGATTAAGGCCCCCACGTTAATTCAAGTGGGTGATGGAACCATGTGCGCTCGTATGGTGTGGTTGGCCCTAGGAACCCCACGAAAACCTCTCTTTATCAAGATAATGAATCATATCAATTACCCTTAAATGTAAATTTAACggtgaaaaatattattttaaagttaagttaatttatttttaatttttatatttacatCTAACTAACGGTGGTTAACCATGATTCGTTTGatttggtcagtaactgaccaGTGAATGCTACTGATATGATTATTTCGTGTGTCCGAATTATTATTTGAGAAGTAGAAATTTTAAGAAGACGATCGATTGTGtaaattcaaataaatactACACAAATGCGTGTGATATGTAGATATGACTACTGCAattacaaataaaagaaatattcaTGTGAACACACCATTAATCAAATTAACAATTCatcaaacaacatatatagaagATACTGTGTGAGAATATttccttcaaagaaaaagtaatgaattatatatgatgCAATTATTTGTAGTATCCTAAAGAATTGATGCCTCTCCCCTCTTTTTATTTATAGCTCCCAATTTCAAGCTCTCGCCCACACGAACATAGAGAACATAGACAATTTGTGTCAGAACTGATTCTCCCTTTGTCCTTGTGAGTTGTGAGAGCCCAAAGGACCATTTGTGTCAGAAACAAAATCTGTATCTGTTGTTGGTCTTTTATATACTGAAAACCATATTTAGCAACAAAAGTTATCCTGAGCCACCATGAATCCTCAGCACTCTTCCTTGAGGCCTAACAGGTCCAGCAGTTTGAAATCTAGGTTCACACAAGGGTTTCTTCGAGCTCTGAAGAGATTAAACAggcaaccaccaccaccatcatcatcaccgcCACAAACTGCATCGTCTCGGATGGAGATGTGCAGACGATATCTGAGAATTAGGATTGCTGCTGATGCATCCATGGCTTCAGCTGTTGGGTCTAGAAGAGCTTGGAGTCGTGCTTTGCTTCTCAAGATTCGAAGCAGCAGACAATCCCGGTCCTCTAATTCATCTACCAGAAGAATAAGCATGAAAACGAAATGCTtagggaagaagatgaagaagaagaagaagaagctcaagtGTAGTAAGGAGATCACCGATCTTCGGAAGTTCGTACCTGGTGGCGAAGCCATGGATGCTTGCAGTTTGTTGGATGAGGCTGCTCACTACATAAGGAGCCTCAGCACTCAGGTACAGGTGATGAAAAGGATTGCGGATGTTTACtctgttaattaattaagcgACTACTTATGTGTTCATACTCATGGATGAACTTATAAAATAAGAACAGTTTCAATCATGCCATTAACAAAAAGTCTGAAAATCCATGTAACGTTGCAGGGTCGACCATGAAAGTATAATtgatgaaacagaaaaaagttGTAATATATGGACTTTACGTACGTATTCTAGATCCGGTATTCAATCGCCatgttgttaatttattaCAAGCTTATGAAGATGGCTTAATCTTGGAAATTATGTACGTGCTTTATTCATACTCGAGTATTTGAACTAgtcactagctagctagttcttTAGCAGTTTAGCTGAGATACTCTGATAGACCGAGATATCGAGTATTGCACTTGATCGGAAAACAAATATACTACACTGAGGTTTCCATTTGTAAATTATCACAAACTACAACTTGATCGATCGGAAAACAAGCTTTAAATAACGAAGTgcatgagagagaaagagagagagatggcaTTATCGTTTTCAGGCAAGTAATTAAATACCGGCATATTATGTAAAGTTTTTCTatttagggaaaattttaaaagcAGTACATACACGAATTATTTTTATAAGTACATATACATGCTACTGTTAAATGTACGTAAAGAgagcgttgtactctttttcctTAGGTTTTTATTACTTAACAAAGTTTTTAACGAGACAATAAAGAAAAGTATCACCTAATCGTGACCGACACAACGGGTGTTTAAGGAAATTTGATTTGTCTTGTCAAACTAGGATCAGTATATGATAAAGAGAGATATCGAATTGGATTACAATAGCCGAGTTGTAATAAGTATACGTAATTCCATGGAATGAaagtttgatatattttctCCCAATTTCTCTCTTCAGTCCCAAGtcctaaaataatataaatattatatatgaactaCAGAAATTATCTACCATTCCTGGGATGTGCCATTTTCATAGCTTTATGATCAACtcaagaagagaaggaagaaaaaggcaCTATGCCATAtacatcatcagacgacagtcCAAGTCTGTCGtctgacatttttttttatgttgtcTGAGGAGCTGTCAAGGGATGGTCTATCAGACGACGGAGAATAGCCGTCGTCTGAAATGCTATCACACGACACATCTTATGCCGTTTGAGAAGAGtgaagattgaaaaatttcagtaaACACACCACAGTTAAGTGTGGACTGAATAAGCATCCAAAAACTGTAATATCATATCACAAGACACATCAAATGTCGTCTGTTTTGTATACTTACCACATATAAGTGTGGATTTTATATTGAAAATGCTTGAATTTTGTATACCTACCACATCAAATGTCGTCCGTTCGACCGAGATCCGAACTTTATCGAAAATGCTTGAATTTTGTTCTACACCCATAATTCACTATCATGTTGACATTTGACactcaaacttaaaaaaaattatttccgTCATTTGAAACACAACGTGCGTACTAATGTgctataacatgtttactaagtGCTTTGTAAACATACATCTTTGTAAACATACATCTTTATAAGACAactatatgcaagaaacaaaatttacctaaTCTGACCGTTGGATATGATCGCAGTACttaaatatgtatatggaagaaaatttatCCATTTTTGATAACTTATAGGTCTCGATCATTAGagtcaacttcatatatacataaacttTCTTATAGCTTCCACAAGGAGAAGTACATAATCATTTCATCAAAGTGTCCAAACTATTACATAGATCTGTTTTCCTACTCTTAACAAGAGTTTGAGTACCGGctaatcaaaaatataagttttggtCGAAGGAGATAAAAGCGTTTCCGTTTGGAAAATATGCACAATTTATGTTGACCACTTATTTACAACATTAGATGACATATAATCACCGTCTCACATTGAAGAAAAGCGAGGGAAAATTTCGGCgcccaaattcaaatatttcagGTCCAGACGACATTTTTATGTTGTGCGATGAATACATTAAGGTTGGCGCCctctctcaaactcaaatgaattgAATATTTCAAGTTCATACAGACGACATATTAACCTCGTCTGATGAATAGATTAATAGGTTGAGCCCTTTTTCAAACTTATATATCAGGTTCCCACAGACGACATTTATATGTCTTCTTattaaatacaataaaaggtaaccaaactcaatatttaattataaattgagtattttagGGTCAGAGAGACCACTTTCATATGTCATCTGAAGTTATACATTACAAGGTTCGTACACTCAATTTTATGGGTTTGTTAGACATCATTTGTTTGTCGTTTGAATAAGTGAATTTAAGGGTTTAAAATGGAGGTATAAATCAAAGATTTATAGTTGTTTCAGATGACATTAATATGTTGTTGGATGAAGTACATAAAAAGGGGATTAAAAGTAGATTTCGTATTCTTTCACATACAACTTTTATATGTTGTCCGACGTATTACCATAAAGTTGATAAATGTTGCTTTTTtacactgcatatatatgccgTCTGAAATTTTCCATATCACAGACAAGTTGAGCAACATCCAGAAGTATAAAGGGAGCATGGCACTCATACGACTTATACTTCACAAATGTCGTCTGAATGGTCGAAAAATTAATTAGACgacacaaactcaaaatcgtccaaaatatgtcgtctgaaaggTGTTGTCTGATGATGTATATGGCCTAGTGAGGGGAACACATCTCCACTATTATGAGATACGTAAAgtcataatttcatttttgaacaaTGAATGTGTACAACTGAAAACATCATCCTATATATTTACGGTAATTCATTTCCTTGGCAAAAGAATTGAGATTACATGTGAGGTTATTTGAAAAGGAATCTAATTTTTAGATAGGAATCATTTCTAACTGCCGTTTGGTTTGCAGGAAAGTAAAAATGggaaatgaatttattttcctttccaaaCAGATATGGAATGAAATATGTTTTGGTATTTCCATGTGAGTGTTTGGTACATATTGGAAATTAAATGATGAAATCAAGTATATTAATTCATATTGTAATGTTTGGTAAGTCATTATAATGAAATACAAAgttatatttttcaataatgcccctttataatttctaaattatacaacattaaaatTATTGAAGGataatttatgtaattgtGGATTTGAAAGTGAGAATGGAATTGGAATACCACTCTCATTGATAAAGTAATTGAATTGAGGGCATGTTTACTAACCTGTAATGGAATTAAAAGTGACGAAATTGATTTCAGGATGAGTGAATTCCGGCGTTTACTAACATTTCAAGGTATTGGAACGAGTGTGAGTCCCACTTGCTTATCAGGAATCGATTCCTTATAAACCCCCTAATCTGATACCTAAGGAGGGAGATAAGTATCAGAATCAAGCTTatggaatcaattttttcttcccaaattatcctcacataattataatatttccaGATTACCCAACCCtaaaaaattgcaaacattctagcttcctttcttgtaggggtattttagtaatcaaactagttttaattcaGATTTTATATGGTAAGTAAATAACATCAATCGTAATTAGTTCCATTTAATGTTTGATTccttatggtaagtaaacaatagaatataataaaatattcacATACCAATTCTTGTTGATATCGATTCATGATAATTTCCATTCAAAGTTAGTAAACGTGCCCTCAGGTTTTATGAGGGAGTCAATTTCCAGTCagatctctttttttgtttcctttcctGTCTCTATGTACAACCAATTAACCTTTGGAatggaaaaccaaattaattcTTTTTCCATATTATGGTTTCCTGCCAACCAAACGGGGCCTAAAGAGGTCAAGAAGGGTAAGAGTGTAAGACACAACTCTTACCAAGTTACTGGCAGAGTCATTTTCATAATCCCGACAAACTGTTAATTTCTGATGCTTTCTCCACTCCATTCGGGTTGTAAGACACAACTCTGTGAAGATGACctgaaaattgaagtttgCCCAGCAAATCATACTCAATGCATTCGAACAATTTTAGGCAGAGGTTATCAACAAGTGTTGAAAGATCCATCATCCTCCGTTTCAACTCGGAAAGTTTCTTCTCTGAATATTCTTCAAAAGGTTCCTGTGTAAACATCGAAAGCTTCTCCATGCTTGCCTCAAGATGCTGCTGCTGGTCCTCAAACAAGTTCTGTTTTAtcatcctttgtttttttgtcatCTCTTCTTTGAGAAGGTCACCGAACATGCGATATGCAAATGGGTAGGAACACATGACAATTCGCCTTGACATAAAGAGTCTGTCGAGCGCTTTGATTATCCAGTTATAATCTTCAGCTGACGACAAGTTTTCTTGCAAATCATATATCTTTGTTTGTACGGTTTGCTTCAGGGTAGCTTCAACCTTAAGAGATACTTTATGAGCTTGATAACGGTTGAAGTAGTGATCATAACGAATTAGGTCCTTCTTGGTTTGCTCAAGGTTCGCCACCTCCTCTTCTTTGAATCGTCCACACTCATGACCTTCAATGGATTGATATGTATGAGTAAAACCAGTTGCCGCACCACAGAGCCAACAGAATGGTTGTCCACAGATACAGGCAACTAGATTGCATCCTCCATTCTTTTCGACCACCTTGCCACATTTTGGGCAAGGCTTTGTATGGACTGCAATGTACTTTACAGATTGTGATTCATCTACTAACGACTTCAACCACTGCTCCCAAATTTGGCATGTACAAGGAGAGTGTGCTTCGCATAAACAACGAAAACAGAATTGGTTTCCACATGCACATTCAACCTCGATTAGTTCATCGTCTTCGATACGTATAGCATTTCCGCAATGAGGAACACTAGGGCACCACTTCACCTTTTTATTATCTTCAATATATGATTCCAGAAGAAAACGATCAAACTTCTCTGCCAGATTAGGATCCCTTGCCGTTACCAGATTTCTGATTATTCCTTCGTCACAAACAGCATTGCACTTGTATGCCATGCATTTGATGCGCCTGCTTTGACCCTCGTTTATTTTCACAATAAAATGCTCTGTCCAACATTCGTTACAAAAACAGTGGTTGCAGTCCATGACTGTGACCTTATTAGCCGGAATTTCGTCCATGCAAATATCACACATAACCGAAGATGAGAGCTGTGATGTGCCATGCTCCGCCATAGTCACACCTGCCTTTTCGTATAGGAACTCTTTCCCCCTCTCTACATACACAGCAAGCACCTTGTCGACGTCCCACCGATAATGGATGAGCAAGGTTCGGGCATGATACTCTTTCAGTGACAGAACATCCATTACCTTCTGCACATCTCCTCTCTGTGCAGCCAAGAGAGATTCTCTTGAAATCACCTTGGTCGAGGAAACCACACACTTAGTCTCACTCTCACCGATGGCCATAATATCCGTCTCCATATTCTCCCCATCAttatcctcctcctcctcctcctcgtcgTAATAGCTTTCGTCCTCGCAGCTCATATAATAGTCGTCCTCCATTGTTGTTCGCCAACGCGAATTACAGAGAACCAAAACTCCGACAACAGAGAGAGAAGTTTTTccggggaaaaaaaaaaattaacttctAGGGGAAGCAAACGTCTCTTTTCCCTTtaacttttcttctcttcgttgctcctcttcttctctagcTGCAGTTTTTATTGTGATTTTGGTTTCCTCCTATAGTTACAATTACAAAACTTACAATCACGTACCGGCAAAAGTTCTGGTAAAtcttattgttatttatagACTTTAAAGTTGAAATATATCCGAGTCCCAGTAATAATAGGAAACTAGCTGATTCGCGTCTAGGATGGAGAAACGTTTTTGGTAGCGATTGGGAATCTttgataattaagaaaattgtcaaaaaaaaaacaaaaaacaaaaattattgaattggaatgTAAAGATGAATACATCCAGCATGAAGCCAAGAGCCCAAGACGGTCCCTGATCCAGGATATGTTGTGATCCTTGCAATTGTGACACAAATACAGCGGCGCCGATCGATCTTGCCAGCCGATGGGCTATGCATGTGATTTGCTTCTTCACATGCTTCCAAGAAATCAGCTCAAACTCAATAGCATCAGGGTTTAGGGTGGTTTAATGAATATAGCTAGCTTTTTGCACAAGAAATGCATTCAGGCATTTGCGCTCGGTTGATGAATGGCGCTGTGCTCCTATACGAGAGCCTGTGTACTTCGATTCCCTTAAAAGGCTTGATGTTAAGACAAACTTCTTTGGATACTTTGTCTTCCCCCTGCGGCCTGCGGGACCTTTATTATATAGCTT from Fragaria vesca subsp. vesca unplaced genomic scaffold, FraVesHawaii_1.0 scf0513160_u, whole genome shotgun sequence includes:
- the LOC101292086 gene encoding uncharacterized protein LOC101292086 is translated as MNPQHSSLRPNRSSSLKSRFTQGFLRALKRLNRQPPPPSSSPPQTASSRMEMCRRYLRIRIAADASMASAVGSRRAWSRALLLKIRSSRQSRSSNSSTRRISMKTKCLGKKMKKKKKKLKCSKEITDLRKFVPGGEAMDACSLLDEAAHYIRSLSTQVQVMKRIADVYSVN
- the LOC101292372 gene encoding probable E3 ubiquitin-protein ligase ARI1-like, whose product is MEDDYYMSCEDESYYDEEEEEEDNDGENMETDIMAIGESETKCVVSSTKVISRESLLAAQRGDVQKVMDVLSLKEYHARTLLIHYRWDVDKVLAVYVERGKEFLYEKAGVTMAEHGTSQLSSSVMCDICMDEIPANKVTVMDCNHCFCNECWTEHFIVKINEGQSRRIKCMAYKCNAVCDEGIIRNLVTARDPNLAEKFDRFLLESYIEDNKKVKWCPSVPHCGNAIRIEDDELIEVECACGNQFCFRCLCEAHSPCTCQIWEQWLKSLVDESQSVKYIAVHTKPCPKCGKVVEKNGGCNLVACICGQPFCWLCGAATGFTHTYQSIEGHECGRFKEEEVANLEQTKKDLIRYDHYFNRYQAHKVSLKVEATLKQTVQTKIYDLQENLSSAEDYNWIIKALDRLFMSRRIVMCSYPFAYRMFGDLLKEEMTKKQRMIKQNLFEDQQQHLEASMEKLSMFTQEPFEEYSEKKLSELKRRMMDLSTLVDNLCLKLFECIEYDLLGKLQFSGHLHRVVSYNPNGVEKASEINSLSGL